The genomic window ACCCGGCGCCCGCCCGACGGCCCGGCGAGCACCGCGTCCTGCACCGCCGCCGGGGCGCGGCCGTGGACCTGGAGGATCTCCGCTCCCGCCCCGGTGAGCATCCCCGCGACGCGGCCGATCTCCCCGACGCCGGGCAGGAAGCACAGGACGTCGCCCTCCCGCTCGGCGAGAGCCCGGCGCACCACGCCGGCCACGTGCGTCAGCAGGGCCGGGTCGACCCTGACCCCGTGCGGCGGGCGCACCGGCGTGGAGGGCGGCGCCCACACCACCTCCACCGGGTGCGACACGCCCCGGGCCTCGACGACCGGGGCGTCGCCCAGCAGGCGTGCCCAGCCCTCCGCGTCCGTGGTCGCCGACGCCGCGACCAGCCGGAGCTCCGGTCGGATCGTCTCGCGTACGTCGAGGAGGAAGGCCGCGGCCGTGTCCGCGTCCAGGTGGCGTTCGTGGCACTCGTCGATGACCACCACATCGGTGCCGGGGAGTTCCTGGTCGCGCTGCAGGCGCTGGAGCAGCACGCCCGTGGTCACGACCTCCACCACGGTCCCGGGCCCCACCACCCGTTCCCCGCGCACCGTGAACCCGACCCGGCCGCCGGGCTGCTCGCCGAGCAGCCACGCCATCCGCCGCGCCGCCGCCCGGGCCGCGATCCGGCGCGGTTCGGCGACGAGCACGCGGCGGGCCGGCCCGCCCCCGGCCAGGCCGGCCAGCACCAGGGGGACGAGGGTCGTCTTGCCGGTCCCCGGCGGGGCGCAGAGCACTGCGGCACCGCGCTCGTCGAGCGCCCGCTGCAGGGCGGGCACGGCGGTGCGGACGGGCAATTGGTCCAGGGCGTCGGTACGGATCACGCCCCCAGTCTCGTACGCCGTCCCCGCGACGGGAGCGCGGCCGGTGCCTACGCGTCGTCGCGGCCGTCCCGCTCGCAGACGAAGATCGCGGTCCCGGGGATGAGGTTGCCGCGCAGCGGGGACCAGCCGCCCCACTCCTGGTGGTTCCAGGCGGGCCACTCCGGCTCCACCAGGTCGACCAGCCGGAAACCGCCCGCCACCACGTCCCGGACGCGGTCGCCGAGCGTCCTGTGGTGCTCCACGTACACGGCGTCACCCGCCTCGTCCTGCTCGACGTACGGCACGCGGTCGAAGTACGAGGCGGCGACGGAGAGGCCCTCGGGCCCTGGCTCGTCGGGGAACGCCCAGCGGATCGGGTGCGTCACGGAGAAGACCCAGCGCCCGCCGGGCCTCAGCACCCGGTGCACCTCGCGGAACACCCGCACGGGGTCGGCGACGAAGGGCACCGCGCCGTAGGCGGAGCAGGCCAGGTCGAAGGAGCTGTCCCGGAAGGGGAGCCGCCCCGCGTCCGCCTCGACGAGGGGCACGTCACCACCGATGCGCAGGGCGTGCTGGAGCTGGCGGTGGGAGAGGTCCAGGGCCACCGGTCTGGCCCCCCGGGAGGCGAGCCAGCGGGAGCACTGGGCGGCGCCCGCGCCGATCTCCAGGACGTCGAGCCCCTCCAGGGCGGACGCGGGCCCCAGCAGGGCGGCCTCGGCCTCGTCGAGGCCCTCCGGGCCCCAGACGAAACGGTCGTCCCCGAGGAAGGACCCGTGGTCGCTCTGGTACTCGTCGGCGTTGCGGTCCCACCAGCCGCGGCTCGCCCGGCTGCTCTCGGCCTCACCGGCGTCCCGGCGGGTCGCTTCGGGTTCGGACCCGTGCATGTCTTGGCTCATCGTGCCCGTCGTTGTAGTTTGCCTTCACCCGCTGCGCGCGGTGCCTCCACGGGTCGTACGGGTGAGTGCGCCCGTGTGCGCGCGGCACTTCGCCGTGGCCGATGTGGCCTCGGCGAACGTGAGTTGTGCCGGGATTGGGGCGCTCTGCCCCGGGTGTGCGCCTTCGCGCATTGACCCTGTCCGGCTGCCCCCGTATGCTACAAGTTGCGCTGCGAGCCTGCGCGCCTCAGACCTAGCAGGCCGCGCTCGCGTCTGTTGCATGTCCCCTCGGTTGTCGAGGCGCCTTTCCGGAAACGGGCAGGTGCTTTCCCGGCTGTCCGGCTTCTGCAGAGGCGATACGGGCTTTCGGCGTAGCAGTACCTACGACTCACTGTCCGTACCGGAGCCCTTTCCCACATGACGAGCAGCACCGAGACCACCGCCACCACTCCGCAGGTTGCGGTCAACGACATCGGCGACGCGGACGCGTTCCTCGCGGCGATCGACGAGACGATCAAGTACTTCAACGACGGCGACATCGTTGACGGCGTCATCGTCAAGGTTGACCGGGACGAGGTCCTCCTCGACATCGGTTACAAGACCGAAGGCGTCATCCCGAGCCGCGAGCTCTCGATCAAGCACGACGTCGACCCGAACGAGGTCGTCAAGGTCGGCGACGAGATCGAGGCCCTGGTTCTCCAGAAGGAGGACAAGGAAGGCCGCCTGATCCTCTCGAAGAAGCGCGCTCAGTACGAGCGTGCCTGGGGCACCATCGAGAAGATCAAGGAAGAAGACGGCATCGTCACCGGTACCGTCATCGAGGTCGTCAAGGGTGGTCTCATCCTCGACATCGGCCTCCGTGGCTTCCTCCCGGCGTCGCTCGTCGAGATGCGTCGCGTCCGCGACCTCCAGCCCTACGTGGGCAAGGAGCTCGAGGCCAAGATCATCGAGCTGGACAAGAACCGCAACAACGTGGTCCTGTCCCGCCGTGCCTGGCTCGAGCAGACCCAGTCCGAGGTCCGCCAGACGTTCCTCACGACCCTCCAGAAGGGTCAGGTCCGCTCCGGCGTCGTCTCCTCGATCGTCAACTTCGGTGCCTTCGTGGACCTGGGTGGCGTCGACGGTCTCGTGCACGTCTCCGAGCTGTCCTGGAAGCACATCGACCACCCCTCCGAGGTTGTCGAGGTCGGCCAGGAGGTCACCGTCGAGGTCCTCGACGTCGACATGGACCGCGAGCGCGTCTCGCTGTCGCTCAAGGCGACGCAGGAAGACCCGTGGCAGCAGTTCGCCCGCACGCACCAGATCGGGCAGGTCGTTCCCGGTAAGGTCACCAAGCTCGTTCCGTTCGGTGCGTTCGTGCGCGTCGACGAGGGCATCGAGGGCCTGGTCCACATCTCCGAGCTGGCCGAGCGCCACGTGGAGATCCCGGAGCAGGTCGTCCAGGTCAACGACGAGATCTTCGTCAAGGTCATCGACATCGACCTCGAGCGCCGCCGCATCAGCCTCTCGCTGAAGCAGGCCAACGAGGCCTTCGGTGGGGACCCGGCCTCGGTCGAGTTCGACCCGACCCTGTACGGCATGGCCGCGTCCTACGACGACCAGGGCAACTACATCTACCCCGAGGGCTTCGACCCCGAGACCAACGACTGGCTCGAGGGCTTCGAGTCGCAGCGTGAGGTCTGGGAGACGCAGTACGCCGAGGCGCAGCAGCGCTTCGAGCAGCACCAGGCCCAGGTCATCAAGTCCCGCGAGGCCGACGAGGCCGCTGCGGCCGAGGGCGCTGCTGCCCCGGCCGGCGCTGCCCCGGCTGCCTCCGGCGGCAGCGGTGGCGGCGGCGGCTCGTACTCCTCGGAGTCCGCGGACAACTCCGGCGCCCTGGCGTCGGACGAGGCCCTGGCCGCCCTGCGCGAGAAGCTGGCCGGCGGCCAGAGCTGACGCTCTGACCCCGACCGCTCATCGGCTGCGGTAGCTGTAGAGCTGTAGGTGAGGCCCGTCCCCTTCGGGGGGCGGGCCTCACTCGTGTCCACGGACCCGGCAGGGAAGGGCGGGGCGCGTGCGTGAGCGAGCCGACGAAATCGCCTGTCGTTCGAGGCTCCGGCAGGTCTAGGATCCCCGGATGACCTTGGAATGGGAACAGGTAATCGTTCACTCCGACGACCCGGCGGCCCTGGGGCAGTGGTGGGCCGACGCGCTCGGCTGGGTGGTCGTCCACTCCTCCGACGACGAGTTCGAGATCCGCCCGGAGCCCGACCGCCTGCCTGGGCTGGACTTCGTACGGCTCGAAGAGACCAGGAAGTCCAAGAGCAGGCTGCACCTGGACTTCAGGCCCGATGACCGGGACGCCGAGGTGGCCCGGCTGGTGGCGCACGGCGCACGGCGCGTCGACATCGGCCAGGGCGAGCAGCCGTGGGTCGTTCTGGCGGACCCCGAAGGCAACGAGTTCTGCGTCCTCGGCCCGCGGCGTCCGTGAGGCGCACGCCCGTGCAACTCCACCGGTGGAACACGCAGTTGCGGCGGCGGACCGCCTTCGCTCCGCCCAACAGGCGGGATGCCGGGCGGACTTCGCCGGTGACCGGCTCGGCCGCGCGGACGCCCGGAAGGCCGGAACGTCTCCTCCGTGGGGCCCGCCGCCACGGCGCGGTGCAGCCCCGTCCTCGCACCACCGCGTGTGAATGCGGTCCGGGCGGGAATGCCGTGGCCAGGCGGGGTGTTCTTGCCGGGGAACACAAGGAGGAGCGGTAACCGTGCCTGAACCGCAGAGTTTGTACGAATGGGAGCCGAAGGGCCTGGCCGTCGTCGACATGGCGCTCGCCCAGGAGTCGGCCGGTCTGGTCATGCTCTACCACTTCGACGGATACATCGACGCGGGTGAGACCGGCGAGCAGATCGTCGACGGCCTGCTCGAGACACTGCCGCACCAGGTCGTGGCCCGCTTCGATCACGACCGGCTCGTCGACTACCG from Streptomyces sp. NBC_01341 includes these protein-coding regions:
- a CDS encoding class I SAM-dependent methyltransferase translates to MHGSEPEATRRDAGEAESSRASRGWWDRNADEYQSDHGSFLGDDRFVWGPEGLDEAEAALLGPASALEGLDVLEIGAGAAQCSRWLASRGARPVALDLSHRQLQHALRIGGDVPLVEADAGRLPFRDSSFDLACSAYGAVPFVADPVRVFREVHRVLRPGGRWVFSVTHPIRWAFPDEPGPEGLSVAASYFDRVPYVEQDEAGDAVYVEHHRTLGDRVRDVVAGGFRLVDLVEPEWPAWNHQEWGGWSPLRGNLIPGTAIFVCERDGRDDA
- the rpsA gene encoding 30S ribosomal protein S1, yielding MTSSTETTATTPQVAVNDIGDADAFLAAIDETIKYFNDGDIVDGVIVKVDRDEVLLDIGYKTEGVIPSRELSIKHDVDPNEVVKVGDEIEALVLQKEDKEGRLILSKKRAQYERAWGTIEKIKEEDGIVTGTVIEVVKGGLILDIGLRGFLPASLVEMRRVRDLQPYVGKELEAKIIELDKNRNNVVLSRRAWLEQTQSEVRQTFLTTLQKGQVRSGVVSSIVNFGAFVDLGGVDGLVHVSELSWKHIDHPSEVVEVGQEVTVEVLDVDMDRERVSLSLKATQEDPWQQFARTHQIGQVVPGKVTKLVPFGAFVRVDEGIEGLVHISELAERHVEIPEQVVQVNDEIFVKVIDIDLERRRISLSLKQANEAFGGDPASVEFDPTLYGMAASYDDQGNYIYPEGFDPETNDWLEGFESQREVWETQYAEAQQRFEQHQAQVIKSREADEAAAAEGAAAPAGAAPAASGGSGGGGGSYSSESADNSGALASDEALAALREKLAGGQS
- a CDS encoding VOC family protein; amino-acid sequence: MTLEWEQVIVHSDDPAALGQWWADALGWVVVHSSDDEFEIRPEPDRLPGLDFVRLEETRKSKSRLHLDFRPDDRDAEVARLVAHGARRVDIGQGEQPWVVLADPEGNEFCVLGPRRP